The region ATTCCTCATGATTACTTCCCAAATAATACAATGGCCACAAGAAGATGGGAAGAAATACGCAAAAACGCCCTCTAAAGagccagtgtttgttttgtcccttctgggctactgtagaaacatgcaGGTTCAACATGGAGGACTTTGTGGAGAGGGAGCCGGGCTCTCTGTAGACGTAGAGGcccattgaaaaaaaaacaatttttacttttaggtgattaaacacaaataaatacatacttTTTTTTCAACTTCTTGCAATAAATCCCTCTAATTATTGCACAGTGAATCGTTAAAAGAACAGtaatcaaaacaagaaaaagatcATTAGTTCATAAAGCACAAGTCGGTGGAGTCTCACCATGCGGATGAAGCCGATGATCAGCAGAGCCAAAGATCTTCTCTCATCCTCCAGAGTGAGAGCGCTGCAAGATAAAGAGCAGAGGGCTGAAGAATCATGGCAGGCAGATGAAGGAATGAAGAAAATACTAGAAATCATGGAACATTGACATCGTTACTGAAAACATAAGCCCTTTGTTCtaagatgacaaaataaaataggtTTATTACTATTGTAATTATGTAATAGCAAAAAATATATCCCCCCCAAAAAGATAACATCCTACTTGACAGAGTCGTGCATGGTCTTGCAGATGTGCAGCATGGCGTTGAGGATGACCGGGTCTCTGGTGAGATCCACCTGGTGTCTACAAGAGACAAACATCCAGATGGAGAGCACTTTAAAGCCCAGAACTTTTACCTTCTACATTTCTATCATGaagcaaataaatcaaatgatttCAACAAACATACTTGATGAAGACCTCCATGATGGATCTGCAGACCTCCACTCTCACACTGTCCTTCTGGAACATGTCCAGGAACGGCAGGAAGCgctcctgcaaaaacaaaaagtgaaaatgtacaGAGCTGTGTGGGATGAAGGAAAGACGTCTGACATGTTCAGCTCTCACGCTGATGCACTTTGAACTGCTGAAAGCTCACCATGGAGAAGAGAACGGAGAAGTCGTGGAAACAGGTGAGGATCTTCTTGATCACCGACTGCAACTACacgaacaaaacaaaacagagtcACACAAGAGGAGATGGCAGAACAGAATGGTTAATGTCCTGTTAGCCAGTTAGCTGCTGACCTGAGGATAGGCGTCTTCGAACGCCCGGTCCGGGGtcatgtgtttgatgatgtcagCGAGGACGGTGTTGACCTCACGTTTCTGTGAAagatttttgtttaatttcttatgattaacaaaaatgaaacacctcatcctctctcctgtgttttactcactgtaAAGTGTCGGCAGGTGAACTCCACCCAGATTTCAGCACAATTGACGTAATCCTGGGAAACCATATGTCGTCAGAATCCACAACATTTTGCTTGAAATGAAAATCGGTATAGCTGCTTCGGTTAAGTACCTGAGGACTGCGGACTTTGGTGATGACCTTCCACGCTTCGTTCAGGATCGTCAGCCTCTCAGATTCTGGAGGGTCGGCACAAGCCAGGGTGTGACCCAGAGATCTGAACAGCAGATGCTGGAGAAGAGACGATCATCAAATATCATCGATTAGATTTCAAGCAGATTTATACATCAACAGCAGGAGAAACTGCAATTTCCCAAAGTGTTCGTGTCCTCTGACCTTTGGGAAGCCGGCCTCATCGCAGTCTTTTATCATCCCAATGAAGTCGGTGGCTCTGGCTGCAACAAACTCCGGCCTGAACGCCCTCATAACTGAATTCAGCAGCAAGGCACTGTGGGAAAAAGGACGGCATCATATTTTTTCCTGTTAAAACTCTTGTTTTCCACCACCACCCACCGAAAAACTAAATCAACCCTCTTTGTGTTAACTGCATGTTACAGTATCTGAATCCTTACACCAGTTAAATTTCAATCTaaatttttttccagattcatgaggtcactgtggaCTGTCACCGATGAATTCTAATTCTAATCTTTGAGTCAACCGTttaaaagttgaagaaattcactAGAGGCAGATTTCAGATATAATGTTCAAgaagccaaaaacatgttttgtgaggcgaACAACCCAAATTGAATCAGTTCATCCATgagtcaaataaatatttatagcaaatttgaagaaatccccacaaggtgttcttgagatattgagTTCACAAGAATGAGACTGATGGGTGGACAAATAGACAACTGGAAAATTCCACGGGGTCACTGTCTGTCACCGGCGTggaagaataaaaactaaaataaaagtttcctCTCATTTAGCTCTTATAGCACCTGATCTGGCACCAACAGGACAAAAAGTGAAAGTCAGCTCATTATTATTACGATGTTTACACTCACTTGTTTCCTACTTTCTTGcatctctccatcatctctGTTAGCAGAGGCTGAAATGGAAACAAAAGCTGCATCACTGCATGGAAAACTGTCAACAACTATCTATTCCAATatctttcacttttaaaatttTACAGTGAAAAAAGTAACTTTTGTGTGAATGCATACATCTGGAGCTCGGTGGGCGATGCACTGCAAGATCCAGCTGATGGCGGGCGAATAGAGCGTCAGGTACTCAGGCACCTCCACCCTCTGCATCACCAGCTGGTTCCGCACGCTCTCACCGCTGATCTGGCGAAAGGTCCCAAGCAGGTCGAAGAAGTTGCGGTTCAGGCTGTCTTTCAATTGCGGGGCCACCTCCATGCCCACCTGAAGAAAGAAAGCAGCGAGACCCCTTTATCTATTGAATCGGTTATATCTTTGTGTCCTGGATGTACAGTAACAGAACCACACTATATACCAGGCTGAGATAAATACAGACAGAttgaaataaaggaaaatgccaaattaatgaaaatatatggAGCACATATAAGCATCTCACCCTGCAGAGGTATGCTCTGGCATACGCAGCCACCAAAGGGTCTCCGATCCCTCTGACCATGGCCGTCAACCGAGGGAGCGTCTCCTGAATGCCActgtggagagaggaggggcaTCGTACAGCGTAATGACCAAACTGCTGTTAGTAGTCTTTCAGCTACATGGACTATTTGCTACATCCATTGTTACAAATgcatattatataatataatataattaactttataaaaacatttacaatggTGAAAGTTAAGTTCGTATGAAGATATGAGGAGGAATCAAACGTACGATTTGTTGAGGAAGCGGTTGCACTTGAGAATAGCAGCCTCGACGTATCTGTTCATGGAAGTTAAAGACTAAAGAACATGaggtaaagaatgtgtgtggaTGATCAGGTTCAAGACAATGAAAGAGTGTGTGtccattttaaaacaatatatttacctctttcttaatttgcagtggtTTGGACTGATCTACAGAAGGATTTGACTGAAACTAATATTTGTTCAACTGAAACAGGCCTGAGATCAGTCCAGATGACCtgacagcagcaaacagcagtgAAGCTGATGGTGGTAAAGGATACAATCTGGGCAGCAACTCCCTGATGGAGGCGATCTTGAAGAACCAGTTGAGGCACGTCTCTTTGGCCGTGTCATTCACATCTTCCACTGTGAACGAgtctgaggagggaggaaattgagacacacacacaacacgaaTCACCACAGCGTCACCACAGAAAGCTCTGTACAGCTGCCTTagatatgcactgaactctggataatatcTGGAGAttatgtgctgtgtgtgagagcgcaaatgtccaagtcagttgctgctGACTttagagtgagcccatgtgagaacacagcaggaaaatgtctggaggatTCACAGCGAGCAGGTCGATGTGTTGATAACGTTTCAAACAAGCGACGGaggtaaaactaaaaaaaaggaaagaaaactaatatctcaagaaaaaagaggaaccaTACACATCGAAGACACCAAAGAAGATCTCAAGTTGGAAAGacgagatttgagagcttttgttGATGAGGGCAGATGCTGACTTCActctgctgtaaacaaaaacacatgatctccacAGTGGAATCTATACGTTATgacctgcctctgtctgctgcacctgaatgcatctgagcagagaatctcctgctgcattctttacgtgtgaaagacaaactctggactTCATGTCTGAAACTGCTTGTGTCCCTCAGATATAAAACAAGATGTAGATATTTCATCCTTACCTGGCAACAGTGGTGGGTCTGAACACATGCTCCAGATTCTATCGTACACTAGCTGACCTGAAAACAAGCAGAGGTATactcaaaaaaacatgcacatttttttttaaagatgtgaaCTGAGGGAAACGGGGCTTATTAACTCACCAAATGTGTCAAGGATATCGGTGATGAGGACAAACTTGCTGGGGTAGAACTGGATCACTGAGGTGTCGGACAAAAGCTTGGAGCACTGGACACAGAGCACACATGGTAAATAAGAGGAAAACTGTTAATATAGACACGGTGTTGAAACATTCACTTAACGTCTGAGGTTTTTTCCACCGAGTCACCTGAATGACAATCTTCAGGGCTTTGACCTTCTGGTCGGAGGACCACGCCTCCTTCAGGGACTGGTTCAGCTCCTCGATGCGGTTGGCATAATCCTGCTGGGAGAGGTTCAGCAGCTCTCTCTGGGAACCCTGAACAAATtattcacacataaacaacaaGGTCCAAAATTCACTCTGCTTAGGTAAAATTTACCTCAAGGGAAATGTATTGTGTTGTTGAATTTTACTACTTATTCAAGCAATAatagggaacatccaaagataTTTGATTATTCCAGTTTTGAGTCCGGCGTGAATTAGAAGgatcatcaacatgcccactggATAACTATGAATTTTGAAATGTCCAGAGCAATTGATttgaacatttgcattttcacgTACAGTCCTTCTGGAAAATATCCAGACTggagtgcatgtctgaaagcagctttacagtaGAGAGAAAGCCCACATCTGTGAGCAGATGTGACAGCGACATGCTGGAGTATTACTTGCCCACATGAATATTGACAGAGACCTACCTCTTCCAGATCATCCAGTTCCTCCAGGCGAGTGCGGACTTTCTCTGAAACAGCTGAGGATCCTGGACTGGGATCTTTTCCTAcagaaacaacaggaggaaTTTGTCAGATTTTAAGCAATCGAAGTAAAACAAAACGTGTTTTTTCGGGGATAGTTATCAGCTGATATGAGCTGGTTATTGGTTTCACCATTTATGTaaacatgaatatgaaacattttattttacaaaataaagtgTGCAGAAcagcatttatgtttacaatttaaataaaaagttttattttcttattctcGAAATACTTATGTCAAACTGAAAATATCAAGTCACAGTTATATTCCTTTATCATAcaggtttgataacaacatcttcGGAATCCTTGCCAAATTTTACTATTGATATACATCGGCCAATGTTTTGGTATCAGAAATGTTTAGTATAGTTTTCCTCCATTGGTGACGCATACAGTAGGCTGATATACTTGAAGTGTTGTGAGTCTAACCTGTACAAAGATTGCCCCCTAATAAAACATTGATATAGCCTCAGATATgggaaatcaaaataataaatggaaatacaggtcttacctctgtcagagcccaTGAAAAGATTCTATGAAGACAAACAAATTTCAATCAGATCTCTATCCAGTAAAGGAAGATGTAGTTCAGTCACTGGTAGTAGGTGTTACAATGGACTCACGATCGAGAGTTTTTCGGTGGTGGTGAAcctggccaggatgtctccacGCTTCGATGACCACGGCTCAAAGTCTGGTCCCACGGCCTCTTcatccttctccctcctctttcttccaaGGTCCTGGAAGAAGAACACCTCAGTGTATAAAACAAGTATGTCTTTACTTTTGTCGTAAGCTTCTGAGGGTTGATAGAGATAATTTTGTAATAAAGTTTCATTATCATGCACTGTTTTCTCAAGGTAAAAAGCTTCCTAAACAGTAATTGAATTACAGAACTGACCCCTGTGGAGGCACTGTGTGAAATGGCTGGAGTCTCACTGGCAGAGGCTGCTGCAAACATGGACAAGGGGTCCGTCCCATCCAGCATGGAGCTTAGGGGGTCCGGGGgcactgaggaagaggaggaggaggaggaggaggtgctgccTTTACGAGCCCCACGGCGGGTCTTTGTATCAGTCACCTGCGACCAGAGGAGAGGGTCAGGACAGAACTGTGACGGGGACACTGAAGAACTATACCAATGTTTTTATACGTTTTAGCTCATCTCATACAAATTACAGCAGAGGAAGCTTGtttcagttcattcattttgcTCTAAAAATGAACCTGCAAACTTCAAACTCTTCTTCCAAGTTCTGTCAATGTTTCATAGTAATTCAGCTCATTTCtgtcaaataacaaaaaagaatGTTTTAAAGCTATGCAGTGGGATGAAACTAAAGAGATGGAGAACcaggatgaagagagaggaggaggtttatgatGCAGGCGCTGTGTTGTGACGGAGATGTTTCTGACTGCGTGATAGTAACGATGAGGCtgaacagcaggaggaggctgaTACCATTATGGGCTTGATGGGATGGTAGTCTCCAAACTCAACCAGAGCCGCCTCAGGACGACACCTCTGCAGCTCCGCCTCATAGCTGCGCCCGCGGGAGCGCCTGGTGACACAGCAGATTGACAGGAGACACAATATAGTTAAGCTGTCTCTACTACTGACAGTCTGATGCACAACACTGAGatg is a window of Paralichthys olivaceus isolate ysfri-2021 chromosome 21, ASM2471397v2, whole genome shotgun sequence DNA encoding:
- the vps35l gene encoding VPS35 endosomal protein-sorting factor-like isoform X2, coding for MAAVQWRSRGRSYEAELQRCRPEAALVEFGDYHPIKPIMVTDTKTRRGARKGSTSSSSSSSSSVPPDPLSSMLDGTDPLSMFAAASASETPAISHSASTGDLGRKRREKDEEAVGPDFEPWSSKRGDILARFTTTEKLSINLFMGSDRGKDPSPGSSAVSEKVRTRLEELDDLEEGSQRELLNLSQQDYANRIEELNQSLKEAWSSDQKVKALKIVIQCSKLLSDTSVIQFYPSKFVLITDILDTFGQLVYDRIWSMCSDPPLLPDSFTVEDVNDTAKETCLNWFFKIASIRELLPRLYVEAAILKCNRFLNKSGIQETLPRLTAMVRGIGDPLVAAYARAYLCRVGMEVAPQLKDSLNRNFFDLLGTFRQISGESVRNQLVMQRVEVPEYLTLYSPAISWILQCIAHRAPDPLLTEMMERCKKVGNNALLLNSVMRAFRPEFVAARATDFIGMIKDCDEAGFPKHLLFRSLGHTLACADPPESERLTILNEAWKVITKVRSPQDYVNCAEIWVEFTCRHFTKREVNTVLADIIKHMTPDRAFEDAYPQLQSVIKKILTCFHDFSVLFSMERFLPFLDMFQKDSVRVEVCRSIMEVFIKHQVDLTRDPVILNAMLHICKTMHDSVNALTLEDERRSLALLIIGFIRMVSFGRDFEQQLSFCVEARATFCNLEPVLVQLIHTVNQLAMETRRVMRGSHSRKTAAFVRACAAYSFITIPSLSSIFSRLSLYLLSGQVALANQCLSQADAFLKAAVSILPEVPRSISVDGKLRSSESFLLDFINNFLATLLVVPDHPEHGVLYLVRGLLNMVQDYTWEDNSDAKVRVYISALPLLAAMSQENYLYSVPRVDSNETLYGGDPKFLSEINKLCETLIGQILDHLKTLGRDENTRRQGTVALSLFAVLLAHGDLRNNKLSQLTVNLWNLSHKHGYCETRLSVRTLEYIKHQAQQPDTAHLSDIVQRLTLQSRT
- the vps35l gene encoding VPS35 endosomal protein-sorting factor-like isoform X1, yielding MAAVQWRSRGRSYEAELQRCRPEAALVEFGDYHPIKPIMVTDTKTRRGARKGSTSSSSSSSSSVPPDPLSSMLDGTDPLSMFAAASASETPAISHSASTGDLGRKRREKDEEAVGPDFEPWSSKRGDILARFTTTEKLSINLFMGSDRGKDPSPGSSAVSEKVRTRLEELDDLEEGSQRELLNLSQQDYANRIEELNQSLKEAWSSDQKVKALKIVIQCSKLLSDTSVIQFYPSKFVLITDILDTFGQLVYDRIWSMCSDPPLLPDSFTVEDVNDTAKETCLNWFFKIASIRELLPRLYVEAAILKCNRFLNKSGIQETLPRLTAMVRGIGDPLVAAYARAYLCRVGMEVAPQLKDSLNRNFFDLLGTFRQISGESVRNQLVMQRVEVPEYLTLYSPAISWILQCIAHRAPDPLLTEMMERCKKVGNNALLLNSVMRAFRPEFVAARATDFIGMIKDCDEAGFPKHLLFRSLGHTLACADPPESERLTILNEAWKVITKVRSPQDYVNCAEIWVEFTCRHFTKREVNTVLADIIKHMTPDRAFEDAYPQLQSVIKKILTCFHDFSVLFSMERFLPFLDMFQKDSVRVEVCRSIMEVFIKHQVDLTRDPVILNAMLHICKTMHDSVNALTLEDERRSLALLIIGFIRMVSFGRDFEQQLSFCVEARATFCNLEPVLVQLIHTVNQLAMETRRVMRGSHSRKTAAFVRACAAYSFITIPSLSSIFSRLSLYLLSGQVALANQCLSQADAFLKAAVSILPEVPRSISVDGKLRSSESFLLDFINNFLATLLVVPDHPEHGVLYLVRGLLNMVQDYTWEDNSDAKVRVYISALPLLAAMSQENYLYSVPRVDSNETLYGGDPKFLSEINKLCETLIGQILDHLKTLGRDEQNTRRQGTVALSLFAVLLAHGDLRNNKLSQLTVNLWNLSHKHGYCETRLSVRTLEYIKHQAQQPDTAHLSDIVQRLTLQSRT
- the vps35l gene encoding VPS35 endosomal protein-sorting factor-like isoform X3 produces the protein MRRSRGRSYEAELQRCRPEAALVEFGDYHPIKPIMVTDTKTRRGARKGSTSSSSSSSSSVPPDPLSSMLDGTDPLSMFAAASASETPAISHSASTGDLGRKRREKDEEAVGPDFEPWSSKRGDILARFTTTEKLSINLFMGSDRGKDPSPGSSAVSEKVRTRLEELDDLEEGSQRELLNLSQQDYANRIEELNQSLKEAWSSDQKVKALKIVIQCSKLLSDTSVIQFYPSKFVLITDILDTFGQLVYDRIWSMCSDPPLLPDSFTVEDVNDTAKETCLNWFFKIASIRELLPRLYVEAAILKCNRFLNKSGIQETLPRLTAMVRGIGDPLVAAYARAYLCRVGMEVAPQLKDSLNRNFFDLLGTFRQISGESVRNQLVMQRVEVPEYLTLYSPAISWILQCIAHRAPDPLLTEMMERCKKVGNNALLLNSVMRAFRPEFVAARATDFIGMIKDCDEAGFPKHLLFRSLGHTLACADPPESERLTILNEAWKVITKVRSPQDYVNCAEIWVEFTCRHFTKREVNTVLADIIKHMTPDRAFEDAYPQLQSVIKKILTCFHDFSVLFSMERFLPFLDMFQKDSVRVEVCRSIMEVFIKHQVDLTRDPVILNAMLHICKTMHDSVNALTLEDERRSLALLIIGFIRMVSFGRDFEQQLSFCVEARATFCNLEPVLVQLIHTVNQLAMETRRVMRGSHSRKTAAFVRACAAYSFITIPSLSSIFSRLSLYLLSGQVALANQCLSQADAFLKAAVSILPEVPRSISVDGKLRSSESFLLDFINNFLATLLVVPDHPEHGVLYLVRGLLNMVQDYTWEDNSDAKVRVYISALPLLAAMSQENYLYSVPRVDSNETLYGGDPKFLSEINKLCETLIGQILDHLKTLGRDEQNTRRQGTVALSLFAVLLAHGDLRNNKLSQLTVNLWNLSHKHGYCETRLSVRTLEYIKHQAQQPDTAHLSDIVQRLTLQSRT
- the vps35l gene encoding VPS35 endosomal protein-sorting factor-like isoform X4; translation: MVTDTKTRRGARKGSTSSSSSSSSSVPPDPLSSMLDGTDPLSMFAAASASETPAISHSASTGDLGRKRREKDEEAVGPDFEPWSSKRGDILARFTTTEKLSINLFMGSDRGKDPSPGSSAVSEKVRTRLEELDDLEEGSQRELLNLSQQDYANRIEELNQSLKEAWSSDQKVKALKIVIQCSKLLSDTSVIQFYPSKFVLITDILDTFGQLVYDRIWSMCSDPPLLPDSFTVEDVNDTAKETCLNWFFKIASIRELLPRLYVEAAILKCNRFLNKSGIQETLPRLTAMVRGIGDPLVAAYARAYLCRVGMEVAPQLKDSLNRNFFDLLGTFRQISGESVRNQLVMQRVEVPEYLTLYSPAISWILQCIAHRAPDPLLTEMMERCKKVGNNALLLNSVMRAFRPEFVAARATDFIGMIKDCDEAGFPKHLLFRSLGHTLACADPPESERLTILNEAWKVITKVRSPQDYVNCAEIWVEFTCRHFTKREVNTVLADIIKHMTPDRAFEDAYPQLQSVIKKILTCFHDFSVLFSMERFLPFLDMFQKDSVRVEVCRSIMEVFIKHQVDLTRDPVILNAMLHICKTMHDSVNALTLEDERRSLALLIIGFIRMVSFGRDFEQQLSFCVEARATFCNLEPVLVQLIHTVNQLAMETRRVMRGSHSRKTAAFVRACAAYSFITIPSLSSIFSRLSLYLLSGQVALANQCLSQADAFLKAAVSILPEVPRSISVDGKLRSSESFLLDFINNFLATLLVVPDHPEHGVLYLVRGLLNMVQDYTWEDNSDAKVRVYISALPLLAAMSQENYLYSVPRVDSNETLYGGDPKFLSEINKLCETLIGQILDHLKTLGRDEQNTRRQGTVALSLFAVLLAHGDLRNNKLSQLTVNLWNLSHKHGYCETRLSVRTLEYIKHQAQQPDTAHLSDIVQRLTLQSRT